One window of Triplophysa rosa linkage group LG10, Trosa_1v2, whole genome shotgun sequence genomic DNA carries:
- the eapp gene encoding E2F-associated phosphoprotein encodes MNGKEDYDSYEIEEPSDEEGAGSSSEDELDILLNGTPDQKRKLIREYLTGESESSSGDEFEKEMEAELSNTMKKMESSWSASSTQGQGSGASGGTSTENIRQTQEYDSIYFDSDDEQNETAGSSRSHRRKQRGVLTNDELFYDPDEDDRDQAWVDARRKEYRNQRRIPQSANRKNKTPALPSSDAVLNCPACMTTLCLDCQRHEKYRTQYRAMFVMNCAVDKEEVLRYQTANKRKQNRRRKKARQEPAATEAEMDTDAGLTDARLAGMDEEEIYHPVKCTECSTEVAVYDKDEVYHFFNILASYS; translated from the exons atgaaCGGAAAGGAGGATTATGATTCATATGAGATTGAGGAGCCAAGTGACGAGGAAGGAGCAGGAAGCAG TTCTGAGGATGAGCTGGATATTCTTCTCAATGGTACTCCAGATCAGAAGAGGAAGCTCATCAGAGAGTATCTCACCGGGGAGAGCGAGTCGTCCAGTGGAGATGAGTTTGAGAAAGAGATGGAGGCAGAGCTGAGCAACACCATGAAGAAAATGGAGAGCAGCTGGAGCGCGTCCTCAACTCAAG GTCAGGGCTCTGGGGCCAGTGGTGGCACGTCCACAGAAAACATACGTCAGACTCAAGAGTATGACAGCATTTATTTTGACTCTGATGATGAGCAAAACGAGACAGCAG GCAGCTCTCGGAGTCACAGGAGGAAACAGCGTGGCGTACTTACCAACGATGAGCTTTTTTATGACCCAGATGAGGATGATCGTGATCAGGCTTGGGTGGATGCGAGGAGAAAGGA GTACAGAAATCAGAGGAGGATCCCACAGTCAgcaaacaggaaaaacaagacCCCGGCTCTTCCAAGCAGTGATGCTGTTCTCAACTGTCCAGCCTGTATGACCACCCTGTGTCTGGACTGTCAGAG GCATGAGAAATATCGGACCCAGTACAGAGCAATGTTTGTGATGAACTGTGCTGTCGACAAAGAGGAAGTGTTGAGGTACCAAACGGCAAATAAGAGAAAGCAAAATCGGCGCAGAAAGAAAGCTCGACAGGAGCCCGCTGCTACAGAGGCAGAGATGGATACGGATGCTGGCCTGACTGATGCTCGCTTAGCAGGAATGGATGAAGAAGAAATCTATCACCCCGTCAAGTGTACAGAATGCTCCACTGAAGTGGCTGTTTATGATAAAGATGAGGTGTACCATTTCTTCAACATCCTAGCAAGCTACAGCTAA
- the snx6 gene encoding sorting nexin-6: MMQEGLDDGPDFLSEEDRGTRAVNVDLQTDATLQVDISDALSERDKVKFTVHTKSTLPNFKQNEFSVVRQHEEFIWLHDSFVENEEYAGYIIPPAPPRPDFDASREKLQKLGEGEGSMTKEEFTKMKQELEAEYLAIFKKTVAMHEVFLCRVAAHPVLRKDLNFHVFLEYNQDLSVRGKNKKEKLEDFFKNVVKSADGVLVAGVKDVDDFFEHEKTFLLEYHNRVKDSSAKSDKMIRSHKNAADDINRIASTLYTLGTQDSTDLCKFFLKVSELFEKTRKIEARVAADEDLKLADLLKYYLRESQAAKDLLYRRGRALVDYENANKALDKARAKNKDVLHAETTQQVCCQKFEKISESAKQELIDFKTRRVAAFRKNLVELAELELKHAKGNLQLLQSCLGVLKGDT; this comes from the exons ATGATG CAAGAAGGGCTGGACGATGGTCCCGATTTTCTCTCCGAAGAGGATAGAGGA ACGAGAGCAGTGAATGTGGATCTTCAGACTGACGCTACACTACAAGTGGACATTTCAGATGCTCTGAGCGAGCGAGACAAAGTCAAGTTCACCGTCCATACAAAG AGCACTCTTCCTAATTTCAAGCAAAATGAATTCTCAGTGGTGAGACAACACGAAGAGTTTATTTGGCTTCACGACTCCTTTGTGGAAAATGAAGAATATGCCGGTTATATT ATCCCACCCGCTCCTCCGAGACCAGATTTCGATGCGTCACGTGAGAAGCTTCAAAAGTTGGGAGAAGGAGAAGGTTCAATGACCAAGGAGGAGTTTACGAAGATGAAGCAGGAACTCGAGGC GGAATATCTGGCCATCTTCAAGAAGACCGTGGCCATGCACGAGGTCTTTCTGTGCCGCGTCGCTGCTCATCCCGTCCTGCGCAAAGACTTGAACTTTCATGTTTTCTTAGAGTACAACCAAGAT CTGAGTGTACGAGGGAAGAACAAGAAGGAAAAGCTGGAGGACTTCTTCAAGAATGTGGTGAAGTCTGCAGATGGAGTTCTGGTGGCTGGAGTGAAG GATGTCGATGATTTCTTTGAACACGAGAAGACATTCCTCTTAGAATACCACAACCGCGTCAAAGACTCTTCTGCCAAATCTGATAAAATGATCAGATCTCACAAAA ATGCTGCCGACGACATCAACAGAATCGCCTCCACGCTGTACACTTTAGGAACCCAAGACTCCACAGATCTGTGCAA ATTTTTCCTGAAAGTATCAGAGCTTTTTGAGAAAACAAGG AAAATTGAAGCTCGCGTGGCGGCCGACGAGGACTTGAAACTTGCCGACTTGTTGAAGTACTACCTCAGAGAGTCGCAAGCTGCCAAG GACCTTCTGTACAGACGAGGAAGGGCGTTAGTTGATTATGAGAATGCTAATAAAGCGCTGGATAAAGCCCGGGCTAAAAACAAGGACGTTCTCCACGCAGAAACCACACAGCAAGTGTGCTGTCAGAAGTTTGAGAAAATCTCAGAATCGGCCAAACAAG AACTGATAGATTTCAAGACGAGACGAGTAGCGGCGTTTCGAAAGAACTTGGTGGAACTGGCTGAGCTGGAACTTAAACATGCCAAG GGAAATCTACAATTGCTGCAGAGCTGTTTGGGGGTTCTGAAAGGAGACACTTAG